The following DNA comes from Methanomassiliicoccales archaeon LGM-DZ1.
TCACAAAGTGGCGAGGTCAGGATTGCATCTTCTCTCCGCAGGATTTTCAGAGTATAACTAAAGTATTATACCGTCCAACCGATAGCATACCGATCTGATGAAAGGGATGAACGACAGGATCCTCCTCCTGGACTGCACTCTGAGGGACGGAGGGTATGTCAACGATTGGAACTTCGGCAGCGGCAATCTGACGTATGTCTTCGACAGGCTCAACAGCGCCGGAGTGGATGTCATAGAAGTAGGCTTCCTGGACGATCGCCGGCAGGCCGATATGAACCGCACCATACAGCCCAGCACAGAAGCCTTGGAGGCTGCTTATTCGAAGACCGCCTCAGGAAATTCGGCGATTTTCGCCATGATCGACTACGGCACCTGCTCGATAGAGCATGTCCAGCCCAGGAACGAGACATTCCTGGACGGGATAAGGGTCATCTTCAAGAAGCCGAACATGCGCAAGGCCGCAGAATTCGGGAAGGAACTGATGGCTAAAGGATACCTCCTGAGCCTGAACATGGTCTCCATCACATCCTACAGCGACGACGACATCAGGGAGTTCTCCGAGTGCGTGAACCGGATAAAACCGTTCGCGGTAAGCATCGTGGACACTTACGGTCTGATGCACAAAGAGCAGATGTACCATTACTTCGAGTTGCTCGACAGATACCTCGAGAGAGATATCCGCATCGGCTACCATTCGCATAACAACTTCCAGTTGGCCTATTCCAACACCATCGAGATGATCAAGATCCATTCGGACCGGAAGATTATCGTCGACGGGACACTGTACGGAATGGGCAAGAGCGCAGGCAACGCCCCCATCGAGCTCCTGGCCATGCATCTCAACGAGGATTACGGTAAGAACTACGACATCAGCCAGCTCCTCGAAGCCATCGACGTCAGCATCATGCCCATCTACCGCGAGCATTACTGGGGCTACAGCATGCAGTTCTACATCGCGGCCAAGGATGACTGCCACCCCAACTTCGTCAAGTATCTTTTGAACAAGAAGACCCTGGCCATCAGGGACGTCGACAATATCCTTTCCAGGATCGATCCCGAAAGGAAACTGAAGTATGACGAGCAGTACATTGAGTCGCTCTATTCGGAATACATCTCCGAGAACGAGGACGACCGCGATGACCTGAAGAAGGTAAGGGCCGCCCTGGGGGACCGCGAACTGCTGCTCATAGGCCCCGGGAACTCCGAGCTCACTGAGAGGGACCGCATCCTCGAGTTCATCAAGGAAAAGAACCCGGTCGTGCTGGCGGTCAATTTCGTCCCGGAGAACCTCGATCCGGATTTCATCTTCCTGAGCAACTCCAAGAGATACAGCTTCCTCTTCCACAAACTGGAGAACTGCAGTTCGAAGATCATCGCCACCTCCAACATCGCCCCGCTCGACAAGCCGTTCGCCTACACCATCCGCTACGATTATCTGGTGTCGGAGAACGACGAGATCTGGGACAATGCGCTCGTCATCATCCTCAACCTTCTCAGGAAAGTGGGAATCGCGAAGGTCAACCTGGCCGGGTTCGATGGGTTCAAGAACGACATCGACAAGAACTACATCGATCCCAGCTTCAAGCTCTCCAGCGACTTCAGCTACCTGTCGGCAGTCAATGAGCGCCTCACGAAGAAGATCGCCGAATACCGCAAGACCATGACGATCAACTTCGTCACCGAGTCGATATACGATGATAAAGGCCAGCGATACCGAGGCCGTCATCTTCGATGTCGACGGCACCATCTTCGATTCCAGCAGCGGGATCATACATGCCCTGAGGGATGCCCTGGAGGAGATCGGCGAGCCTCCTGTCGACGATCAGACCGTCCGCTCCCTCATAGGCCCCCCGATAGGAGCCAGCATCGCAAGGATACGCGGATACTCCGAGGAGAAGGAGAAGATTCTCACGAAGACGTTCAGATCCATCTACGGAGAGAAATATCTGAACGAGGCCTCGGTATACCCCGGGATCGAGGGTCTCCTGAAGGACCTGAAGTCCGCGGGCTTCCGCCTCGGGGTGGCCACCAACAAACGCAGGGACTTCACCGAGAGGATGTTCGATGATTTCGGCCTCTCGGATTATTTCATCGATGTTGAGGGCATGGACCCCGAGGGGACTCTGGACAAGACCCGGATCGTCGGCATGTGCGCCGAGAAGCTGGGAGCAGAGAAGGGTCGCACGGTCATGGTGGGGGATGCCTCCTCGGATTTCAAGGCGGCCGAGGCGAACGGCA
Coding sequences within:
- a CDS encoding HAD-IA family hydrolase codes for the protein MIKASDTEAVIFDVDGTIFDSSSGIIHALRDALEEIGEPPVDDQTVRSLIGPPIGASIARIRGYSEEKEKILTKTFRSIYGEKYLNEASVYPGIEGLLKDLKSAGFRLGVATNKRRDFTERMFDDFGLSDYFIDVEGMDPEGTLDKTRIVGMCAEKLGAEKGRTVMVGDASSDFKAAEANGIGFIAVLYGFGYRSAGDVPAGHRSARTPRDIFSLLRFAPYRS